The Columba livia isolate bColLiv1 breed racing homer chromosome 21, bColLiv1.pat.W.v2, whole genome shotgun sequence genome has a segment encoding these proteins:
- the ARHGEF16 gene encoding rho guanine nucleotide exchange factor 16 isoform X2 yields the protein MSYRAAMKGLGAEPEKAIPALKPVSEEGSSPPAHSPTRNKRTFGRKRVQKRGGSFKDQPQLYQEIRERGLNSVSHESDEDLLEEPVPEEPSPAGAAIVVQSYRPAQVTWSQLPEVLEAGILQKIHPEERERQEAMFEIITSEYSYMHSLNILVCHFMRSEELKETMTQMEHHHLFSNISDILAVSTRFFEDLEKRHQENILIPDISDIVEEHASNHFSPYVSYCSNEVYQQRTLQKLLTTNPLFKETLKQIERKPECGGLPMISFLILPMQRVTRLPLLLDTVCQKTKACTAAYGAATRALKAISKLVKNCNEGARAMERTEQMYTLQKQLEFGKKKPFPLISASRWLLKRGELYLLLSEEGGIFRRGAGRLCYLFLFNDVLIITKKKSEDSYTVMNYATLDQVTVEKMENPEPPSPPPGKSGSAARGTGGHLLRVLMERDSEGRREEVVLAAETLSDRARWITALMHREKEKPDTTPKGDLSQVEITRAYLAKQADELSLQQADVVLVLGGEDGWCWGERLRDGERGWFPQSCARQITSRATVECNVRRMERLRIETDV from the exons ATGTCCTACCGCGCGGCCATGAAGGGCCTGGGCGCGGAGCCGGAAAAAGCCATCCCCGCGCTGAAACCCGTGTCCGAGGAGGGCAGCTCCCCgcctgcccacagccccaccaGGAACAAG AGAACCTTTGGGCGGAAGCGGGTGCAGAAGCGTGGTGGCTCCTTCAAGGACC agccccagctgTACCAGGAAATCCGTGAGAGAGGCCTGAACTCTGTGAGCCATGAGTCAGATGAGGATTTGCTGGAGGAACCCGTCCCAGAAGAGCCGTCTCCTGCGGGTGCTGCGATCGTGGTGCAGAGCTACCGCCCGGCGCAGGTCACCTGGAGCCAGCTCCCGGAG GTGCTGGAAGCCGGGATCCTGCAGAAGATCCACCCTGAAGAGCGCGAGCGGCAGGAG GCCATGTTCGAGATCATCACCTCTGAGTACTCCTACATGCACAGCCTGAACATCCTGGTGTGTCACTTCATGAGGTCGGAGGAGCTGAAGGAGACCATGACTCAGATGGAGCATCATCACCTGTTCTCCAACATCAGCGACATCCTGGCGGTCAGCACCAG ATTCTTCGAAGACTTGGAGAAGCGGCACCAGGAAAACATCCTCATTCCTGACATCAGTGACATAGTTGAAGAACACGCCTCCAACCACTTCAGCCCCTACGTCAGCTACTGCTCCAATGAAGTCTACCAGCAGAGGACTCTCCAGAAGCTGCT AACCACAAACCCTTTATTTAAAGAGACCCTGAAACAAATTGAAAGGAAACCAGAATGTGGAGGCCTGCCAATGATATCATTTCTCATTCTCCCTATGCAGAGGGTAACACGGCTTCCTCTGCTGTTAGAT ACTGTCTgtcaaaaaacaaaagcttgcACAGCAGCGTACGGAGCTGCCACCCGCGCTCTGAAAGCCATCAGCAAG cTGGTTAAGAATTGCAATGAGGGAGCTCGTGCGATGGAGAGGACAGAGCAGATGTACACACTGCAGAAACAGCTGGAATTTGGAAAGAAGAAG CCGTTCCCGCTGATCTCTGCGTCCCGCTGGCTGCTGAAGCGGGGGGAGCTGTACCTGCTGCTGTCGGAAGAGGGGGGCATCTTCCGCCGGGGCGCCGGCCGGCTCTGCTACCTCTTCTTGTTCAACGACGTCCTCATCATAACCAAGAAAAAGAG CGAGGACAGCTACACCGTGATGAACTACGCCACACTGGACCAGGTCACGGTGGAGAAGATGGAGAACCCGGAGccgccttctcctcctcccgGCAAGAGCGGCAGCGCGGCCCGCGGCACCGGCGGGCACCTGCTGCGGGTGCTGATGGAGCGGGACAGCGAGGGCCGGCGGGAGGAGGTCGTGCTGGCGGCGGAGACGCT GAGCGACCGGGCCCGCTGGATCACGGCGCTGATgcacagagaaaaggagaagccTGACACCACTCCTAAAGGAG ATCTGAGCCAAGTGGAGATAACCCGCGCGTACCTGGCCAAGCAGGCGGACgagctgtccctgcagcaggcgGATGTTGTCCTGGTGCTGGGCGGAGAGGACG GCTGGTGCTGGGGTGAGCGGCTGAGGGACGGCGAGCGGGGCTGGTTTCCCCAGTCCTGCGCCCGGCAGATCACCAGCCGCGCAACCGTGGAGTGCAACGTGCGCCGGATGGAGCGGCTGCGCATAGAGACCGACGTGTAG
- the ARHGEF16 gene encoding rho guanine nucleotide exchange factor 16 isoform X1, with the protein MSRSPTGSSVDDKAFLLEYRCHPVRPEPPSPSSPPGKHGSAMAPNAAPLPAMGSPPLAEPRRIILSTDSPAALKVGTQQLIPRSLAVSTKTKNNPSRHQSFGATGPSREPQGPDPKRASIPIVPSVSVEADEEDGGGGALKRNLRSMSYRAAMKGLGAEPEKAIPALKPVSEEGSSPPAHSPTRNKRTFGRKRVQKRGGSFKDQPQLYQEIRERGLNSVSHESDEDLLEEPVPEEPSPAGAAIVVQSYRPAQVTWSQLPEVLEAGILQKIHPEERERQEAMFEIITSEYSYMHSLNILVCHFMRSEELKETMTQMEHHHLFSNISDILAVSTRFFEDLEKRHQENILIPDISDIVEEHASNHFSPYVSYCSNEVYQQRTLQKLLTTNPLFKETLKQIERKPECGGLPMISFLILPMQRVTRLPLLLDTVCQKTKACTAAYGAATRALKAISKLVKNCNEGARAMERTEQMYTLQKQLEFGKKKPFPLISASRWLLKRGELYLLLSEEGGIFRRGAGRLCYLFLFNDVLIITKKKSEDSYTVMNYATLDQVTVEKMENPEPPSPPPGKSGSAARGTGGHLLRVLMERDSEGRREEVVLAAETLSDRARWITALMHREKEKPDTTPKGDLSQVEITRAYLAKQADELSLQQADVVLVLGGEDGWCWGERLRDGERGWFPQSCARQITSRATVECNVRRMERLRIETDV; encoded by the exons ATGTCGCGAAGTCCCACTGGCAGCTCTGTGGATGACAAGGCCTTTCTCCTGGAGTACCGATGCCACCCAGTACGGCCGGAGCCCCCCAGCCCGAGCTCCCCCCCTGGGAAGCACGGCTCTGCCATGGCGCCCAATGCCGCCCCGCTCCCTGCAATGGGCTCCCCCCCATTGGCCGAGCCCCGACGCATCATCCTGAGCACCGACAGCCCGGCCGCGCTCAAGGTGGGCACCCAGCAGCTGATCCCCAGGAGCTTGGCTGTCTCCACCAAGACCAAGAACAACCCCTCCCGGCACCAGAGCTTTGGGGCAACTGGGCCCAGCCGGGAGCCCCAGGGCCCCGACCCAAAGCGGGCGTCCATCCCCATCGTCCCCAGCGTCTCCGTGGAGGCAGATGAGGAGGATGGCGGTGGGGGCGCCCTCAAGCGCAACCTGAGGAGCATGTCCTACCGCGCGGCCATGAAGGGCCTGGGCGCGGAGCCGGAAAAAGCCATCCCCGCGCTGAAACCCGTGTCCGAGGAGGGCAGCTCCCCgcctgcccacagccccaccaGGAACAAG AGAACCTTTGGGCGGAAGCGGGTGCAGAAGCGTGGTGGCTCCTTCAAGGACC agccccagctgTACCAGGAAATCCGTGAGAGAGGCCTGAACTCTGTGAGCCATGAGTCAGATGAGGATTTGCTGGAGGAACCCGTCCCAGAAGAGCCGTCTCCTGCGGGTGCTGCGATCGTGGTGCAGAGCTACCGCCCGGCGCAGGTCACCTGGAGCCAGCTCCCGGAG GTGCTGGAAGCCGGGATCCTGCAGAAGATCCACCCTGAAGAGCGCGAGCGGCAGGAG GCCATGTTCGAGATCATCACCTCTGAGTACTCCTACATGCACAGCCTGAACATCCTGGTGTGTCACTTCATGAGGTCGGAGGAGCTGAAGGAGACCATGACTCAGATGGAGCATCATCACCTGTTCTCCAACATCAGCGACATCCTGGCGGTCAGCACCAG ATTCTTCGAAGACTTGGAGAAGCGGCACCAGGAAAACATCCTCATTCCTGACATCAGTGACATAGTTGAAGAACACGCCTCCAACCACTTCAGCCCCTACGTCAGCTACTGCTCCAATGAAGTCTACCAGCAGAGGACTCTCCAGAAGCTGCT AACCACAAACCCTTTATTTAAAGAGACCCTGAAACAAATTGAAAGGAAACCAGAATGTGGAGGCCTGCCAATGATATCATTTCTCATTCTCCCTATGCAGAGGGTAACACGGCTTCCTCTGCTGTTAGAT ACTGTCTgtcaaaaaacaaaagcttgcACAGCAGCGTACGGAGCTGCCACCCGCGCTCTGAAAGCCATCAGCAAG cTGGTTAAGAATTGCAATGAGGGAGCTCGTGCGATGGAGAGGACAGAGCAGATGTACACACTGCAGAAACAGCTGGAATTTGGAAAGAAGAAG CCGTTCCCGCTGATCTCTGCGTCCCGCTGGCTGCTGAAGCGGGGGGAGCTGTACCTGCTGCTGTCGGAAGAGGGGGGCATCTTCCGCCGGGGCGCCGGCCGGCTCTGCTACCTCTTCTTGTTCAACGACGTCCTCATCATAACCAAGAAAAAGAG CGAGGACAGCTACACCGTGATGAACTACGCCACACTGGACCAGGTCACGGTGGAGAAGATGGAGAACCCGGAGccgccttctcctcctcccgGCAAGAGCGGCAGCGCGGCCCGCGGCACCGGCGGGCACCTGCTGCGGGTGCTGATGGAGCGGGACAGCGAGGGCCGGCGGGAGGAGGTCGTGCTGGCGGCGGAGACGCT GAGCGACCGGGCCCGCTGGATCACGGCGCTGATgcacagagaaaaggagaagccTGACACCACTCCTAAAGGAG ATCTGAGCCAAGTGGAGATAACCCGCGCGTACCTGGCCAAGCAGGCGGACgagctgtccctgcagcaggcgGATGTTGTCCTGGTGCTGGGCGGAGAGGACG GCTGGTGCTGGGGTGAGCGGCTGAGGGACGGCGAGCGGGGCTGGTTTCCCCAGTCCTGCGCCCGGCAGATCACCAGCCGCGCAACCGTGGAGTGCAACGTGCGCCGGATGGAGCGGCTGCGCATAGAGACCGACGTGTAG